A window from Hemicordylus capensis ecotype Gifberg chromosome 2, rHemCap1.1.pri, whole genome shotgun sequence encodes these proteins:
- the MCM2 gene encoding DNA replication licensing factor MCM2, whose protein sequence is MADSSESSHAATSPPRSSRRGDAFTSSPGRDLPPFEDESEGLLGAEGLPDEEEEDGEELIGEGMERDYRPIPELDVYEPEGLAMDDEDIEELTASQREAADRAMKQRDREMDRGLGRIRSGLLYESDDEDEDRPLRKRRLAERAADGIEDEDEDMIESIENLEDMKGHSVREWVSMAAPRLEIYHRFKNFLKTHVDDHGHNVFKERISDMCKENRESLVVNYEDLAAREHVLAYFLPEAPAEMLKIFDEAAKEVVLAMYPKYDRIAQEIHVRISHLPLVEELRSLRQLHLNQLIRTSGVVTSCTGVLPQLSMVKYNCSKCSFILGPFFQSQNQEVKPGSCPECQSTGPFEINMEETVYQNYQRIKIQESPGKVAAGRLPRSKDAIFLADLVDSCKPGDEIELTGIYHNNYDGSLNTANGFPVFATVIMANHIAKKDNKVAVGELTDEDMKIIVGLSKDEQIGEKIFASIAPSIYGHEDIKRGLALALFGGEPKNPGGKHKVRGDINVLLCGDPGTAKSQFLKYVEKVSSRAIFTTGQGASAVGLTAYVQRHPVSKEWTLEAGALVLADRGVCLIDEFDKMNDQDRTSIHEAMEQQSISISKAGIVTSLQARCTVIAASNPIGGRYDPSLTFSENVDLTEPIISRFDILCVVRDTVDPVQDEMLARFVVGSHIKHHPNNKDVVNGDSQEIILPNTYGVEPIPQEILKKYIIYAKEKVHPKLNQMDQDKVARMYSELRKESMATGSIPITVRHIESVIRMAEAHARMHLRDYVVEDDVNMAIRVMLESFIDTQKFSVMRSMRKTFARYLAFRRDNNELLLFVLKQLVSEQVMYQRNRYGAQQDNVEVPEKDLVEKARQINIHNLSAFYDSELFKMNRFSRDVKRKLIVQAF, encoded by the exons ATGGCG GATTCTTCAGAGTCGTCCCATGCAGCCACCAGCCCTCCACGCAGCTCTCGGCGAGGAGATGCCTTCACTTCCAGCCCAGGCAGAGATCTGCCCCCCTTTGAGGATGAATCTgaaggacttctgggggctgaggGGCTCCCtgatgaagaggaagaagatggggaggagCTGATTGGGGAAGGGATGGAAAG GGACTACCGTCCCATTCCAGAGCTGGATGTCTATGAACCGGAGGGCTTGGCTATGGATGATGAAGATATAGAGGAACTGACTGCCAGCCAGAGGGAAGCAGCAGATCGAGCTATGAAACAGAGGGACCGTGAGATGGATCGTGGTTTGGGCCGCATACGGAGTGGTCTGCTTTATG AGAGTGATGATGAAGATGAGGACCGTCCTTTGCGGAAGAGGCGCCTAGCTGAGCGGGCTGCTGATGGCATAGAAGATGAGGATGAGGACATGATTGAGAGCATTGAGAACCTGGAAGACATGAAGGGGCACTCGGTGAGGGAGTGGGTGTCTATGGCAGCTCCTCGTCTTGAGATCTACCACCGCTTCAAGAACTTCTTGAAGACTCATGTGGATGACCATGGCCACAATGTCTTTAAGGAGCGGATCAGTGACATGTGCAAAG AGAACAGGGAAAGCCTGGTGGTGAATTATGAAGACCTGGCTGCCCGGGAACATGTCCTTGCCTACTTTCTTCCTGAGGCCCCAGCTGAAATGCTGAAAATCTTTGATGAAGCAGCCAAAGAAGTTGTGTTGGCTATGTACCCCAAGTATGACCGGATTGCTCAGGAAATCCATGTCCGCATCTCACATCTGCCTCTGGTGGAGGAGCTGCGATCTCTTAG GCAGTTACATTTGAACCAGCTGATCCGGACGAGTGGGGTGGTGACGAGCTGCACAGGAGTCCTCCCCCAGCTCAGCATGGTCAAGTACAATTGTAGCAAGTGCAGTTTCATCCTGGGGCCTTTCTTCCAGTCCCAGAACCAGGAAGTAAAACCAGGCTCTTGCCCAGAGTGTCAATCTACTGGACCCTTTGAGATCAACATGGAAGAG ACAGTCTACCAGAACTACCAACGTATAAAAATCCAGGAGAGCCCTGGAAAAGTGGCGGCTGGCAGGCTCCCTCGCTCAAAGGATGCCATTTTTCTTGCTGACTTGGTTGACAGCTGCAAGCCAGGGGATGAGATT gAGCTAACTGGAATATACCATAACAATTATGATGGTTCTTTGAACACTGCCAATGGGTTTCCAGTATTTGCAACAGTGATCATGGCCAACCATATTGCCAAGAAAGACAACAAGGTGGCAGTTGGGGAGCTCACAGATGAGGACATGAAGATCATTGTGGGCCTTTCCAAAGATGAGCAGATTGGAGAGAAA ATTTTTGCTAGCATTGCTCCTTCTATCTATGGACATGAAGACATCAAACGGGGTCTGGCCTTGGCTCTCTTTGGGGGAGAACCCAAAAACCCAG GAGGAAAACATAAAGTCCGTGGTGACATCAACGTCTTGCTTTGTGGAGATCCTGGGACAGCCAAGTCTCAATTCCTCAAATATGTGGAGAAAGTATCCAGCAGAGCGATCTTCACCACTGGCCAGGGGGCTTCTGCTGTTGGCCTGACGGCCTATGTGCAGCGGCATCCAGTGAGCAAGGAATGGACCTTGGAGGCAGGAGCCCTGGTGCTGGCGGACAGAGGGGTGTGCTTGATAGATGAGTTCGATAAG ATGAATGATCAGGACAGGACCAGCATCCATGAAGCCATGGAGCAGCAGAGTATCTCCATCTCAAAGGCTGGCATTGTCACATCTCTGCAAGCTCGCTGCACTGTTATTGCTGCTTCCAACCCCATAG GTGGGCGCTATGACCCCTCTTTGACGTTCTCAGAAAACGTTGATCTGACTGAGCCCATCATCTCTCGGTTTGATATCCTGTGTGTGGTCAGAGACACGGTGGATCCTGTTCAG GATGAGATGCTGGCTCGATTTGTTGTTGGTAGCCATATCAAACATCACCCCAACAACAAGGATGTTGTAAATGGAGATTCTCAAGAGATTATCCTTCCTAATACTTATGGTGTAGAACCCATACCACAGGAGATTTTAAAGAAGTACATTATCTATGCTAAGGAAAAAGTCCACCCAAAACTCAACCAGATGGACCAGGACAAAGTGGCAAGGATGTACAGTGAACTCAGGAAAGAATCCATG gcAACCGGGAGTATCCCCATCACAGTGCGTCATATTGAATCCGTGATCCGAATGGCCGAGGCCCATGCCCGCATGCATCTGCGGGATTATGTGGTGGAGGATGATGTCAACATGGCCATCAGGGTGATGCTGGAAAGTTTCATTGACACACAGAAGTTCAGTGTCATGAGGAGCATGCGGAAG AC